ATGACCGCGAGGGGCTGATTGCATTCCTGCACCGCGTGAGGGATGAGACAGGCTTGCACTGCTATCTTGAACCGGGCGAAGCGGTGGCGCTGGATTGCGGCATTCTGGTGGGCGAAGTGCTGGACATTGTCGAAAATGACGGCCCGAACGCCATTGTGGATATTTCCGCCACCTGCCACATGCCTGACGTGATCGAGGCCCCCTACCGACCCGCACTGCTGGGCGAAGGGGGCGACGTGCATGTGCGGCTTGGCGGGCCAAGCTGTCTGGCGGGTGATGTGATCGGGCGCTATGCGTTTGATAGAATGCCCGACATCGGCGCACGCATCGCATTTCTGGATCAGGCGCATTATTCGATGGTGAAAACCACCACCTTCAACGGTGTGCGCCTGCCGTCCCTTGCCATCTGGAACAGCACAACTGACGCGCTGCGCATTGTGCGCCAGTTCGATTACACCGACTTCAAAGGCCGCCTGTCATGATCTTCCTGAATTCCGAATTGTCCGTCACTGAACGCAGCCCCAATGCGCGCTTTCATGTCGTGCCAATGCCGCTGGAAAAAACCGTGTCCTACGGGTCTGGCACGGCTGATGGGCCTGCCGCGCTGATCACTGCATCGGACCAGTTGGAACGCCTGTGGCGCGGGGTTGAACCCTGCACGGCAGGAATTTGCACAACGCCGCCCATCGACTGCACCGGACCACTGGACACAGCACTGTCTGCCCTTGCCACCCGCACCGAGGGGATTGCACGCGCGGGGCAGGTTCCCGTTACGCTGGGGGGGGAACACAGCCTGACATGGGCCGCCGTCATGGGCGTAAAACGCGCGCTGGACCGCCCCATCGGCATTATCCAGATCGACGCACATGCAGACCTGCGCCGCGCCTATCAGGGGTTTCGCCATTCCCATGCATCCGTGATGCAACTGCTGACCGAGGAAGAAGGCCTGCCACTTGCGCAATATGGCGTGCGCGCCCTGTGTGCCGAAGAAGTGGACTGCCGCGCGCGCAACAACGTTATTTTCATTGATGCGGAAGAACTGGTCACAGGCAATATTCACGATGTCACCCTGCCCGCTGATTTCCCCGAAGATGTCTATGTCACGTTCGATGTGGACGGACTGGATGCGGCCATCATGCCCGCCACCGGCACGCCCGTTCCCGGCGGTCTGGGGTATTATCAATCGCTTGCGCTGGTGCGCTCTGCCCTGAAGGGGCGGCGCTGCGTGGGCCTTGATGTGGTTGAACTGGCCCCCATTGATGGCGCGGATGTCTGGGACTTTACAGCGGCGCAACTGACTTATGCCCTGATCGGGATTGTGCTGCAAAACGAACAGGCCTGACGCCGCCCGCCCCCCCATTCCGGGGGCTGTAGGGTGATGAGCGTTACAAACGCTAAATATTGTGTCTTGGGCGTGACAATCCCGCCTGAACTGCCTATAACTGTGGCAGTCTAACAAGGATTTTCCTACATGTCTGCTGATGCCGTGAAGCGCGAAGAATATGGCGCCGATTCGATCAAGGTTCTCAAGGGGTTGGATGCCGTGCGCAAACGCCCCGGCATGTATATTGGTGACACCGATGACGGGTCTGGCCTGCATCATATGGTCTATGAGGTCGTCGATAACGGCATTGATGAAGCATTGGCGGGCCACGCAGATTTTGTGACCGTTACCATCCATGCTGACAATTCCGTGTCGGTCATGGATAACGGGCGCGGCATTCCCACCGATATTCACACCGAAGAAGGCGTTTCCGCCGCCGAGGTCATCATGACCCAGCTGCACGCGGGCGGCAAATTCGACAGCAATTCCTACAAAGTGTCGGGTGGCTTGCACGGTGTGGGGGTTTCGGTTGTGAACGCCCTGTCGGATTGGCTGGAACTGCGCGTGTGGCGCGCAGGCAAGGAACATATCGCGCGCTTTGAACGCGGGGACACAGTGCGCCATCTGGAAGTCGTGGGCGATGCGGGCAATAAAACCGGCACCGAAGTTCGGTTTCTGGCATCGCTCGACACGTTTTCGAACCTTGAATACAGCTTCAAGACGCTTGAGAACCGACTGCGCGAACTGGCCTTTCTGAATTCCGGCGTGCGCATCATTCTGGAAGATCACCGCCCCGCGGAAATGCTGCGATCGGAACTGTTTTATGAAGGCGGCGTGCGCGAATTTGTCCGCCATCTGGACCGCTCCAAATCGCCTGTTATGCCTGAACCCATCTACATTCAGGGCGAACGCGACGATATCGGTGTTGAAGTGGCGATGTGGTGGAATGACAGCTACCATGAAACAGTGCTGCCCTTTACCAACAACATCCCGCAACGCGATGGCGGCAGCCATATGGCGGGGTTTCGTGGCGCGCTGACACGCACAATCAACGCCTATGCGCAGTCCAGCGGCATCGCCAAGAAGGAAAAGATCAGCTTCACTGGTGATGATGCCCGCGAAGGGCTGACCTGTGTGCTGTCGGTCAAAGTGCCGGACCCCAAATTCTCCAGCCAGACCAAAGACAAGCTGGTGTCCAGCGAAGTGCGCCCCGCCGTTGAATCGCTGGTCAATGAAAAGCTGGCCGAATGGTTCGAAGAAAACCCTGCGCATGCCAGATCCATCGTCGGCAAGATCATCGAAGCCGCCGTTGCCCGCGAAGCGGCGCGCAAGGCGCGCGACCTGACACGGCGCAAGACCGCGCTGGACGTGGCCAGCCTGCCGGGCAAACTGGCCGATTGTCAGGAACGCGACCCCTCCAAATCGGAATTGTTTCTGGTCGAGGGGGACTCGGCCGGTGGGTCCGCGAAACAGGGCCGAAGCCGCCAGAATCAGGCGGTGCTGCCACTGCGCGGGAAAATCCTGAACGTGGAACGCGCGCGCTTTGACCGGATGCTCGGATCGCAGGAAATCGGCACGCTGATTACAGCACTTGGCACCGGGATCGGCCGCGACGAATTCGACATCGCAAAACTGCGCTATCACAAGATCATCATCATGACCGATGCGGATGTCGATGGCGCGCATATCCGCACGCTGTTGCTGACCTTCTTCTTCCGGCAAATGCCCGAACTGATCGAAGGCGGGTATCTGTATATTGCCGAACCACCCTTGTTCAAAGTGGCCCGCGGCAAGTCTGAAGTCTATCTGAAAGACAAGCCCGCGCTGGAAGATTACCTGATCGAACAAGGTGTCGATGGCGTCATATTGCGGCTGGCCACGGGCGAGGAAATCACCGGGCAGGATCTGGCGCGCGTGGTAACCGAAGCGCGTGTCGTGCGCCGGTCGCTGGCGGCATTTCCCACGCATTACCCGCAGCATATTCTGGAACAGGCCACGATTGCCGGTGCACTGCTGGCCGAAGCGCTGGCCAGCCACCCGCAGGAACTGGCCGACACGGTGGCCAGCCGTCTGGACCTGATCGCCGCCGAATACGAGCGCGGCTGGCAGGGACGCCCCACGCAGGATGGCGGTTTGCGCCTGTCGCGCGTCTTGCGCGGCGTGGAAGAAGTGCGCAGGCTGGATGGTGGCGTGCTGCGCTCGGGCGAGGCCCGCAGGCTGGCCACGCACACACAAACGCTTCAGGACATCTACAGCCAGCCCGCGGAACTGGTGCGCCGTGACCGCAAGCAGAAAATCTATGGCCCCGTCGACCTGCTGGATGCAATTCTGGCCGAAGGTGAAAAAGGGCTATCGCTGCAACGCTACAAGGGCCTTGGCGAAATGAACCCAAACCAGTTGTGGGAAACCACGCTGGACCCCGAAGCGCGCACCCTGTTGCAGGTCAAGGTTGATGATCTGGCCGAAGCGGATGACATTTTCACCAAACTGATGGGCGATGTGGTGGAACCCCGCCGCGAATTTATCCAGCGCAACGCCCTGAGCGTGGAAAACCTTGACGCATAGGGCCTATGCCTGACTGAACTATGCAGCACAAAGAAAACAGGGGGCATTCTTGCCCCCTGTTTTCATGTTCACAACACATCCGGCCTTCAGGACCGCATCGCTTGCAGCGCATCTTTCAGGTTAACCGCCCCGATCACCTTGCCAGTCTTGTCCGATACCGCAAGCCGCTGGCCCGGCGCATCCACAAGCTGGGACAGCGCATCTTCCAGCAACGTGGTCCCTGACAGGACGGCCCCGCCTTCTGGCGCTTGTCCGGATGCCAGACTCCCCAGACGAATGACCCGCCCGCGATTGATATCCTTGATGAAATCACGGATGTAGTCGTCGGCAGGTTGCAAAACGATCTCTTGCGCATCGCCTTGTTGCACCATCGCCCCGTCCCGCAATATGGCAATATTGTCGCCAAGGCGCAGGGCTTCATCAAGATCATGGGTGATAAAGATGATCGTCTTGTGCAGTTCGTTTTGCAATTCCAGCAAGATTGACTGCATGTCATAGCGGATCAAGGGATCAAGCGCAGAAAACGCTTCATCCATCAGCAGGATTTCCGCATCTGTGGCCAGCGCACGGGCCAGACCCACACGTTGCTGCATGCCGCCTGACAGTTGCGCGGGGTAGTGGTCTTCATACCCGCTTAGACCCACACGGTCGATCCAGTGACGGGCACGTTTGCTGGAATCTGCATCGCTTTTACCCTGGACGACCAGACCATACGCCACATTCTCGATGATCCTGCGATGGGGCAGCAGCCCGAATTTCTGAAACACCATCGATGCCTTGAAGCGCCGCAAATCCTGCAACTGGCTGGCCGACATGGTCAGCACATCTTCACCGTCTATCAGAATTTCACCCGCTGTCGGTTCGATCAGGCGGTTGATATGGCGTATCAATGTCGATTTGCCCGAACCCGACAGGCCCATAACCACCTGTATCTGCTTTTCCGGAATATCCAGCGACACATCCTGAATGCCCAGAACATGGTTATGCTGATCCAGCAAATCGGTCTTGGACAAGCCAGCCTTGACCAGCGGCAGCACCTTTTGGGGTGCCCTGCCGAAGATTTTATACAGGTTGCGGATGCGAACCTTGGCATCAATCCCAGTGGCATCAGTCATGGCCATGCCCCTTGCGGTGGGCCTGCAACCGCTTGCCATAGGTTTGCGACACACGGTCGAAAATGATGGCCAGCGCAACAATCGCCAGCCCGTTCATGACGCCCAGCGCCAGATACTGGTTGGAAATGGCCCGCAACACCGGCACGCCCAACCCCTGCACGCCGATCATGGATGCAATCACCACCATCGCCAGCGCCAT
Above is a window of Roseinatronobacter sp. S2 DNA encoding:
- the speB gene encoding agmatinase; the protein is MIFLNSELSVTERSPNARFHVVPMPLEKTVSYGSGTADGPAALITASDQLERLWRGVEPCTAGICTTPPIDCTGPLDTALSALATRTEGIARAGQVPVTLGGEHSLTWAAVMGVKRALDRPIGIIQIDAHADLRRAYQGFRHSHASVMQLLTEEEGLPLAQYGVRALCAEEVDCRARNNVIFIDAEELVTGNIHDVTLPADFPEDVYVTFDVDGLDAAIMPATGTPVPGGLGYYQSLALVRSALKGRRCVGLDVVELAPIDGADVWDFTAAQLTYALIGIVLQNEQA
- the gyrB gene encoding DNA topoisomerase (ATP-hydrolyzing) subunit B; amino-acid sequence: MSADAVKREEYGADSIKVLKGLDAVRKRPGMYIGDTDDGSGLHHMVYEVVDNGIDEALAGHADFVTVTIHADNSVSVMDNGRGIPTDIHTEEGVSAAEVIMTQLHAGGKFDSNSYKVSGGLHGVGVSVVNALSDWLELRVWRAGKEHIARFERGDTVRHLEVVGDAGNKTGTEVRFLASLDTFSNLEYSFKTLENRLRELAFLNSGVRIILEDHRPAEMLRSELFYEGGVREFVRHLDRSKSPVMPEPIYIQGERDDIGVEVAMWWNDSYHETVLPFTNNIPQRDGGSHMAGFRGALTRTINAYAQSSGIAKKEKISFTGDDAREGLTCVLSVKVPDPKFSSQTKDKLVSSEVRPAVESLVNEKLAEWFEENPAHARSIVGKIIEAAVAREAARKARDLTRRKTALDVASLPGKLADCQERDPSKSELFLVEGDSAGGSAKQGRSRQNQAVLPLRGKILNVERARFDRMLGSQEIGTLITALGTGIGRDEFDIAKLRYHKIIIMTDADVDGAHIRTLLLTFFFRQMPELIEGGYLYIAEPPLFKVARGKSEVYLKDKPALEDYLIEQGVDGVILRLATGEEITGQDLARVVTEARVVRRSLAAFPTHYPQHILEQATIAGALLAEALASHPQELADTVASRLDLIAAEYERGWQGRPTQDGGLRLSRVLRGVEEVRRLDGGVLRSGEARRLATHTQTLQDIYSQPAELVRRDRKQKIYGPVDLLDAILAEGEKGLSLQRYKGLGEMNPNQLWETTLDPEARTLLQVKVDDLAEADDIFTKLMGDVVEPRREFIQRNALSVENLDA
- a CDS encoding glycine betaine/L-proline ABC transporter ATP-binding protein; translation: MTDATGIDAKVRIRNLYKIFGRAPQKVLPLVKAGLSKTDLLDQHNHVLGIQDVSLDIPEKQIQVVMGLSGSGKSTLIRHINRLIEPTAGEILIDGEDVLTMSASQLQDLRRFKASMVFQKFGLLPHRRIIENVAYGLVVQGKSDADSSKRARHWIDRVGLSGYEDHYPAQLSGGMQQRVGLARALATDAEILLMDEAFSALDPLIRYDMQSILLELQNELHKTIIFITHDLDEALRLGDNIAILRDGAMVQQGDAQEIVLQPADDYIRDFIKDINRGRVIRLGSLASGQAPEGGAVLSGTTLLEDALSQLVDAPGQRLAVSDKTGKVIGAVNLKDALQAMRS